One window of Acidobacteriaceae bacterium genomic DNA carries:
- a CDS encoding AAA family ATPase encodes MYKKFFNLQNSPFGTSPDPRFMYMMPHTREVLAGLEYGIFARKGFTVLTGEVGTGKTTILRRALSALSQERVYTSFVFNPLLEPLDFLEFVLSDFGLTPTSRTKSGMLLQLNRWLIERFRMNETCVVVVDEAQNLSWELLEEIRLLTNLESSSEKLLQIVLSGQPELEEKLRHPSVRQLRQRIFLWCRTQPLTADQSAEYIVERLRIAGATHPIFTPEAARLVHQHSRGIPRLINLICEHALILAYVEQSQQVTAETITSVAADLELEMQSFLIPPNDVVEESRISSGPGDPSRPIHFFGRTAERQVR; translated from the coding sequence ATGTATAAAAAGTTCTTCAACCTTCAGAACAGTCCGTTCGGCACCAGTCCTGACCCGCGGTTCATGTACATGATGCCGCATACCCGCGAGGTCCTGGCCGGTCTGGAATACGGCATCTTTGCTCGCAAAGGCTTCACGGTCCTTACCGGCGAGGTCGGCACCGGCAAAACGACCATCCTGCGCCGCGCGCTCAGCGCGCTCAGCCAGGAGCGCGTCTATACCTCGTTCGTCTTCAATCCCCTGCTCGAGCCGCTGGACTTCCTCGAGTTCGTGCTCTCTGACTTCGGCCTCACCCCAACCTCGCGCACCAAGAGCGGAATGCTTTTGCAGCTCAACCGCTGGCTCATCGAGCGCTTCCGCATGAACGAGACCTGCGTCGTCGTCGTTGACGAAGCGCAGAATCTCTCCTGGGAGTTGCTCGAGGAGATTCGTCTCCTCACCAACCTCGAGTCCTCGTCCGAGAAGCTGCTGCAGATCGTGCTCTCCGGTCAGCCGGAGCTCGAGGAGAAGCTCCGCCATCCGAGCGTTCGTCAGCTTCGCCAGCGCATCTTCCTCTGGTGCCGCACTCAGCCGCTCACCGCCGATCAATCGGCCGAATACATCGTCGAGCGGCTGCGCATCGCCGGAGCCACGCACCCCATCTTCACTCCTGAAGCCGCGAGGCTCGTCCATCAGCACAGCCGCGGCATTCCGCGCCTGATCAACCTGATCTGCGAGCACGCTTTGATCCTCGCCTACGTTGAGCAGAGCCAGCAGGTCACGGCCGAGACCATCACCTCCGTCGCCGCGGACCTGGAGTTGGAAATGCAATCCTTTCTGATTCCTCCCAATGATGTGGTCGAGGAATCGCGTATTAGTTCCGGGCCCGGAGATCCTTCCCGCCCAATTCACTTCTTTGGTCGAACTGCGGAAAGGCAGGTCCGATGA
- a CDS encoding ribulokinase, producing the protein MRIVAGVDFGTLSTRVTLLDAERGRLGTASASYPLHRRRDDPDFATQSHADQMNALVEAMKQVLAETGTSGDQVEAIALDTTGSSVIPVDASMQPLDEYYLWCDHRALREAQQITALAHQRNLEAIQWCGGVYSHEWGWAKLLHWLRHNPDKRANFASVFEHCDMVAATLCGITNPADVKRSACAMGHKWLWNPRWGGYPPEEFLTELDPLLAGVRDKMTGEVLTSDHIAGHLSPEWAAKLGLRAGIPIPVGAFDAHWDAIGAGCREGDVVNVVGTSTCIIAMGHGAKLIPGVCGVVPGSVHPAFTGVEAGLSAVGDIFEAIAKRAGTDVRKLSEGLENYRAGQTGLLRLSWDNGDRTVLVKSELGGITLGWNLIHTAQDELFAAIEGTAFHTRIILERMAEYGVPIERIINAGGIPQNNAVLNQVYANVFNKPVLVPTTPPTSIGSGIFAQLAAGIFPDIETAQQKMCPKHRIFTPEPRAAAIYDKLYPLYRRVYFAFGDEGVTSALGDILRALRDIAAEVRSQA; encoded by the coding sequence ATGCGTATCGTTGCCGGAGTCGACTTCGGAACCCTCAGCACACGTGTCACCCTGCTCGACGCCGAGCGCGGCCGCCTCGGAACAGCCTCAGCCAGCTATCCCCTTCATCGCCGCCGTGACGACCCGGACTTCGCCACGCAATCCCACGCCGACCAGATGAACGCGCTCGTCGAGGCCATGAAACAGGTCCTCGCAGAAACCGGTACCTCTGGCGACCAGGTTGAGGCCATCGCCCTCGACACCACCGGCTCCAGCGTCATCCCCGTCGACGCCAGCATGCAGCCGCTCGACGAATACTATCTCTGGTGCGATCACCGCGCCCTCCGCGAGGCCCAGCAGATCACCGCTCTCGCGCACCAGCGCAACCTCGAAGCCATCCAGTGGTGCGGCGGCGTCTACTCGCACGAGTGGGGATGGGCCAAGCTCCTCCACTGGCTCCGCCACAACCCTGACAAGCGCGCCAACTTCGCCTCCGTCTTCGAGCACTGCGACATGGTCGCCGCCACGCTCTGTGGGATCACCAACCCTGCCGACGTAAAACGCTCCGCCTGCGCCATGGGCCACAAGTGGCTCTGGAACCCGCGCTGGGGCGGCTACCCTCCCGAAGAATTCCTGACCGAACTCGATCCGCTCCTCGCTGGCGTGCGCGACAAGATGACCGGTGAGGTCCTCACCTCCGATCACATCGCCGGCCATCTCTCGCCCGAGTGGGCCGCCAAGCTCGGCCTCCGCGCCGGCATCCCCATCCCCGTCGGCGCGTTTGACGCCCACTGGGACGCCATCGGCGCCGGCTGCCGCGAAGGCGACGTCGTCAACGTCGTCGGAACCTCAACCTGCATCATCGCCATGGGTCACGGCGCGAAGCTCATCCCCGGCGTTTGCGGCGTTGTCCCCGGCAGCGTGCACCCTGCGTTCACCGGCGTTGAAGCCGGCCTCTCTGCCGTCGGCGACATCTTCGAAGCCATCGCAAAACGCGCCGGCACCGACGTCCGCAAACTCTCCGAAGGCCTCGAAAACTACCGCGCCGGCCAGACCGGCCTCTTGCGTCTCTCCTGGGACAACGGCGACCGCACCGTGCTCGTCAAGAGCGAGCTCGGCGGCATCACCCTCGGCTGGAACCTCATCCACACCGCGCAGGACGAGCTCTTCGCCGCCATCGAAGGCACCGCCTTCCATACCCGCATCATCCTCGAGCGCATGGCCGAGTACGGCGTGCCCATTGAGCGCATCATCAACGCCGGCGGCATCCCGCAGAACAACGCCGTGCTCAACCAGGTCTACGCCAACGTCTTCAACAAGCCCGTACTCGTTCCCACGACGCCGCCCACCAGCATCGGCTCCGGCATCTTCGCGCAGCTCGCCGCCGGCATCTTCCCCGACATAGAGACAGCCCAGCAGAAGATGTGCCCCAAGCACCGCATCTTCACGCCCGAACCTCGCGCGGCGGCCATCTACGACAAGCTCTACCCACTCTACCGCCGCGTCTACTTCGCCTTCGGCGATGAAGGCGTAACCAGCGCGCTCGGCGACATCCTGCGCGCCCTGCGCGACATCGCCGCCGAAGTCCGCTCGCAAGCTTAA
- a CDS encoding TIGR03013 family XrtA/PEP-CTERM system glycosyltransferase, giving the protein MIRFLNVYYPTRTVILLLCEALIVGGSFIVACLVLFGPSTMSVLLTNHGLLKIGILTALTILCAYYFDLYEPQQLSAPWEIYFRLLLVIGCLSLLLSLVIFMFPQVDIARYVFLLGLALVVTFLIMWRRAFEWISGKAMFQERVFVLGNGAIAAHLIEAIRTRKEAGMEVIESTSPLIVSPEGTHSYHDIIERIATIKPPIHRIIIAMEERRGELPVDDLLAMRMRGVEIEEVGSLLERLTGKLQLEGLRPSNLLFCEGFNMKQSLQLTQRLASFVVALIILLLFVPFFPFVALAIKLSSSGPIFFSQTRVGLDNKPFKVHKFRTMFTDAEAKGARWATKDDPRVTRIGGYFRKTRIDEIPQLWNVLRGEMSFVGPRPERPEFTSWLAQEIPFYNLRHMVRPGLTGWAQVRYGYGATLAECREKLAYDLYYLKHKSMGLDFLIMFETIKTIVRRRGAQ; this is encoded by the coding sequence ATGATTCGCTTTTTGAACGTCTACTATCCCACGCGCACGGTCATCCTCCTCCTCTGCGAGGCCCTGATCGTCGGTGGCTCTTTTATTGTCGCCTGCCTGGTTCTTTTCGGGCCTTCGACAATGAGCGTTCTCCTGACGAACCATGGCCTGCTGAAGATCGGCATCCTCACCGCACTGACGATTCTCTGCGCGTACTACTTCGACCTCTACGAACCGCAGCAGCTCTCGGCGCCGTGGGAGATCTACTTCCGCCTGCTGCTCGTCATCGGCTGCCTTTCGCTGCTGCTCTCGCTGGTCATCTTCATGTTCCCGCAGGTGGACATCGCACGCTATGTCTTCCTGCTCGGCCTCGCGCTGGTCGTCACCTTCCTCATCATGTGGCGTCGCGCCTTCGAGTGGATCAGCGGTAAAGCCATGTTCCAGGAGCGCGTCTTCGTGCTCGGTAACGGCGCCATCGCCGCACACCTCATCGAGGCCATCCGCACTCGTAAGGAAGCCGGCATGGAGGTCATCGAGTCCACCAGCCCGCTGATCGTCTCGCCTGAAGGCACCCACTCCTACCACGACATCATCGAGCGTATCGCTACCATCAAACCGCCGATCCATCGCATCATCATCGCCATGGAAGAGCGCCGCGGCGAGCTCCCCGTGGACGACCTGCTCGCCATGCGCATGCGTGGAGTTGAGATCGAAGAGGTCGGCAGCCTGCTCGAGCGCCTCACCGGCAAGCTGCAGCTCGAAGGCCTTCGCCCCAGCAATCTGCTCTTCTGCGAAGGCTTCAACATGAAGCAATCGCTGCAGCTCACCCAGCGGCTCGCATCCTTTGTCGTTGCGCTCATCATCCTTCTGCTCTTCGTTCCGTTCTTCCCCTTCGTCGCGCTGGCCATCAAGCTCTCATCCAGCGGCCCCATCTTCTTCTCGCAGACACGCGTCGGCCTCGATAACAAACCCTTCAAGGTGCACAAATTCCGCACCATGTTCACCGACGCCGAAGCCAAGGGCGCGCGCTGGGCCACCAAGGACGACCCGCGCGTCACCCGCATCGGCGGCTACTTCCGCAAGACCCGCATCGACGAGATCCCGCAGCTTTGGAATGTGCTCCGCGGCGAGATGAGCTTCGTCGGCCCGCGCCCCGAGCGCCCCGAGTTCACCTCCTGGCTCGCGCAGGAGATCCCCTTCTACAACCTCCGCCACATGGTCCGTCCCGGCCTCACCGGATGGGCGCAGGTGCGCTACGGTTACGGCGCCACCCTCGCCGAGTGCCGCGAGAAGCTCGCCTACGATCTCTACTACCTCAAGCACAAATCGATGGGCCTCGACTTCCTCATCATGTTCGAGACCATCAAGACCATCGTCCGCCGCCGCGGCGCCCAGTAG
- a CDS encoding CpsD/CapB family tyrosine-protein kinase, giving the protein MSRIYEALQRAEAERQAEREDSKAAVLTPASEAEAAPAEPAPRAQSVAPVGTRALVERPVERPAVERMDTPEPQPFIPPVIPQRIPERVSRPVGERFSSPLIESPPLSASAAFTDRHPAPRTLWSEIRATDWHLAIERFPALEQRGAMVEQFRSLRSRLEEFRAMNRLQSLLVSSGVPQEGKSFIASNLALSLALHKSSKVLLIDGDMRRSTLQEYFGCQAHPGLSDYLSGKCEIVDAMQRPSSASTPSRLIAPFLSNLVVIPGGSVGDRAADLAGSPRFEELLRVANEHFDWIIVDSSPVIPVSDSVSMGRACDAVLLVARSGITSYTVAQRAQHELKASNIIGFVLNAVKNPPAADSYYTYDAVN; this is encoded by the coding sequence ATGAGTCGCATTTACGAAGCGTTACAGCGAGCTGAAGCAGAGCGCCAGGCAGAGCGCGAAGACAGCAAAGCCGCCGTACTCACACCGGCATCGGAGGCCGAAGCTGCACCGGCTGAGCCGGCACCGCGTGCGCAATCGGTCGCTCCAGTTGGTACCAGAGCTCTCGTCGAGCGCCCCGTGGAACGCCCCGCGGTCGAGAGAATGGACACGCCCGAGCCTCAGCCGTTTATTCCGCCCGTCATCCCGCAACGGATCCCGGAACGCGTCAGCCGCCCCGTAGGCGAGCGTTTCTCCTCGCCACTAATCGAGTCTCCACCCCTGTCCGCATCTGCCGCCTTCACCGACCGTCACCCCGCGCCGCGTACGCTGTGGAGCGAGATTCGCGCCACCGACTGGCATCTCGCGATCGAGCGCTTCCCTGCTCTGGAGCAGCGTGGCGCCATGGTCGAGCAGTTCCGCAGCCTGCGCTCCCGGCTGGAAGAGTTCCGCGCGATGAACCGCCTCCAGTCGCTGCTCGTCTCCAGCGGCGTGCCGCAGGAAGGCAAGAGTTTCATCGCCTCCAACCTCGCACTCTCGCTCGCCCTCCACAAGAGCAGCAAGGTATTGCTCATCGATGGCGACATGCGCCGCTCCACGCTGCAGGAGTACTTTGGCTGCCAGGCGCACCCAGGCCTGTCGGACTATCTCTCCGGCAAATGCGAGATCGTCGATGCCATGCAGCGCCCCTCGTCCGCGAGCACGCCTTCGCGCCTCATCGCGCCGTTCCTTAGCAATCTTGTCGTTATCCCCGGAGGAAGCGTCGGCGATCGCGCCGCCGACCTCGCCGGCAGCCCGCGTTTCGAGGAGCTGCTCCGCGTCGCCAACGAGCACTTCGACTGGATCATCGTCGACTCCTCGCCCGTCATCCCCGTCTCCGACTCCGTCAGTATGGGCCGTGCCTGCGACGCTGTTCTTCTCGTCGCACGCTCCGGCATCACCAGCTATACCGTCGCGCAGCGCGCGCAACACGAGCTCAAGGCATCCAACATCATCGGTTTTGTGCTCAACGCCGTAAAGAACCCGCCCGCTGCCGACAGTTATTACACCTACGACGCTGTGAACTAA
- a CDS encoding beta-galactosidase has translation MKKLALALLAAACALPLCAIDAQQPLPPEPNKVPLELGAAWYPEQWPESRWDADLTLMEQAHIHFVRVAEFAWSTMEPSEGNFQLDWLDRAIRLAEKHHIAVVIGTPTAAPPAWLTQKYPETLRTMPDGRRDTHGNRQQFDFGDPKYRELCRIIATKLAERFGHDPNVIGWQIDNEYARDSDGADNRAQFQDWLHARYKTLDNLNARWTTAYWSQTYNAWDQINIPMPSERAENPGLNLAWREFVSDTWRSYQRNQLDAIRAHAEKRQFITTNMMGWFDAYDHYDVSQDLDLASWDDYVGSGHLNFERNGATHDLTRGFLRKNFWVMETQPGMVNWHTNNNSLNKGEVRAMAWNAIGHGSEAVEYWQWRSDLNGQEQYHGTLVGADGTPVPLYAEVQQLGADFDKAGPVLAGTTVHSDVALLNDYPSRWAIDWQRHNKAFDPVDAFMSFYTPLHDAVRSVDVIPDTVPLDHYKLVVAPALNLITPEAAKNLEAYVRNGGHLVLGPRSGMKDEDNALWPERQPGPLAELLGARVEQFYALDSTVPLSGDWGNGEDTLWAELLSTKSPDTKVLMRYGKSNGWLDDQPAAVTRKIGNGSITYIGASLDAAAMKRAAEWMLSDAGLAPILPNIPAGVDVGIRSGDNKHILILTNYNATPVTIALPSTMHDILAGTTTSSITLPQYGVAVLQQ, from the coding sequence ATGAAGAAGCTCGCACTCGCCCTCCTCGCCGCAGCCTGCGCTCTTCCCCTCTGCGCCATCGACGCCCAACAACCGCTTCCTCCCGAGCCGAACAAGGTCCCGCTCGAGCTCGGCGCCGCCTGGTACCCCGAGCAATGGCCCGAATCCCGCTGGGACGCCGACCTCACCCTCATGGAGCAGGCGCACATCCACTTCGTCCGCGTCGCCGAGTTCGCCTGGTCCACCATGGAGCCATCCGAGGGAAACTTCCAACTCGACTGGCTTGACCGCGCCATCCGCCTCGCGGAGAAGCACCACATCGCCGTCGTCATCGGCACACCCACCGCCGCGCCGCCTGCCTGGCTCACGCAGAAATACCCGGAAACTCTCCGCACCATGCCTGACGGCCGCCGCGACACTCACGGCAATCGCCAGCAGTTCGATTTCGGCGATCCGAAGTACCGTGAGCTCTGCCGCATCATCGCCACCAAGCTCGCCGAGCGCTTCGGCCATGACCCCAACGTCATCGGCTGGCAGATCGACAACGAGTACGCTCGCGACAGCGACGGCGCCGACAACCGCGCACAATTTCAGGACTGGCTCCACGCGCGTTACAAGACGCTGGACAACCTGAACGCCCGCTGGACCACCGCCTACTGGTCGCAAACCTACAATGCCTGGGACCAGATCAACATCCCCATGCCGTCGGAGCGCGCCGAAAACCCAGGCCTCAATCTCGCCTGGCGCGAGTTCGTCTCCGACACCTGGCGCAGCTACCAGCGCAATCAGCTCGATGCGATCCGCGCCCACGCCGAGAAGCGTCAGTTCATCACCACCAACATGATGGGCTGGTTCGACGCCTACGATCACTACGACGTCTCGCAGGACCTCGACCTCGCCTCCTGGGATGACTATGTCGGCAGCGGCCATCTCAACTTCGAGCGCAACGGCGCCACGCACGACCTCACGCGCGGATTCCTCCGCAAGAACTTCTGGGTCATGGAAACGCAGCCCGGCATGGTCAACTGGCACACCAACAACAACTCGCTCAACAAGGGCGAGGTCCGCGCGATGGCCTGGAACGCAATCGGCCACGGCTCCGAAGCCGTCGAGTACTGGCAGTGGCGCAGCGATCTCAACGGACAGGAGCAATACCACGGCACGCTGGTCGGCGCCGACGGCACGCCCGTCCCGCTCTACGCCGAAGTCCAGCAGCTCGGCGCCGACTTCGACAAAGCCGGCCCCGTCCTCGCCGGTACCACCGTCCACTCCGACGTCGCTCTGCTCAACGACTATCCCTCACGCTGGGCCATCGACTGGCAGCGCCACAACAAGGCCTTCGACCCCGTCGACGCCTTCATGAGCTTCTACACGCCGCTGCATGATGCCGTGCGCTCCGTCGACGTCATCCCCGACACCGTTCCGCTCGACCACTACAAGCTCGTCGTCGCGCCCGCGCTCAACCTCATCACACCCGAAGCCGCGAAGAACCTCGAAGCCTACGTCCGCAACGGCGGTCATCTAGTTCTTGGCCCGCGCTCCGGCATGAAGGATGAAGACAACGCCCTCTGGCCCGAGCGCCAGCCCGGCCCGCTCGCCGAGCTCCTCGGCGCACGCGTCGAACAGTTTTACGCGCTCGACTCCACCGTTCCCCTCAGCGGCGACTGGGGCAACGGCGAAGACACTCTCTGGGCTGAACTGCTCTCCACCAAATCACCCGACACCAAAGTCCTCATGCGCTACGGCAAGTCCAACGGCTGGCTCGACGACCAGCCGGCCGCAGTCACGCGCAAAATCGGCAACGGCTCCATCACCTACATCGGAGCCTCACTGGACGCTGCCGCCATGAAGCGCGCCGCCGAGTGGATGCTCTCCGACGCCGGCCTCGCTCCCATCCTCCCCAACATCCCCGCAGGCGTCGACGTCGGCATCCGCTCCGGTGACAACAAACACATCCTCATCCTCACCAACTACAACGCCACTCCCGTCACCATCGCATTGCCCTCAACAATGCACGACATCCTCGCCGGCACCACCACCAGCTCGATCACGCTGCCGCAGTACGGCGTCGCCGTCCTCCAGCAATAG
- a CDS encoding Wzz/FepE/Etk N-terminal domain-containing protein — translation MLGHRTLTIEDYLTILKRRWLVILIPTVILPILAFGISYRMTPIYTSQTLILIEQPKVPDDYVKSVVDESLDNRLASMKEQILSRSRLEPIIKQYNLGDPKADMDTRLESVRTAIGIKAIHSDISGAGGLPGFYISFKAGDAHTAQQVCRQITSLFITESAKSRAASAQGTTEFLEEQLNDAKSNLDAQDAKLAAFQRENIGALPDDQDANMNMLTTLNTQLDAANQALGQLQQERSYREAMLAQQGSGLISTSETGSKPGPAQRGAAQATPEQAAEMQKLQDGLADLLNHYTPDYPDVIATKRRIADLKKEIAANGVASGPNGAPVVVESPAVRQLHMQISAIDDAIQQKRKDQSNIQRQIGMYQGRMQASPLVAAKYKELSRDYATAEKGYDDLLAKKNQSQMATELENQQQGEQLRLMDDANLPDEPTFPKRSMFALGGLAAGLALGVLLAAYLEYRDKSLRSERDVWAFTKLPTLGIIALSPNATASATNGTSWFKRRLKPANPPLAKVGG, via the coding sequence ATGCTTGGTCATCGCACATTAACGATAGAAGACTACCTAACCATTCTGAAGCGTCGTTGGCTCGTCATCCTCATCCCAACGGTCATCCTTCCGATTCTGGCGTTCGGCATCAGCTATCGCATGACGCCCATCTACACCTCCCAGACGCTGATCCTCATCGAGCAGCCGAAGGTGCCGGATGACTACGTCAAGTCGGTCGTTGACGAGAGTCTCGACAACCGCCTGGCGTCGATGAAGGAACAGATTCTCAGCCGCTCGCGTCTCGAGCCGATCATCAAGCAGTACAACCTCGGCGATCCGAAGGCGGACATGGATACACGCCTCGAAAGCGTGCGTACCGCCATCGGCATCAAGGCGATTCACTCCGATATCTCCGGCGCAGGCGGTCTACCCGGCTTCTACATCTCGTTCAAGGCCGGCGACGCACACACCGCGCAGCAGGTCTGCCGCCAGATCACCTCTCTCTTTATCACTGAGAGCGCAAAGTCCCGCGCGGCATCGGCACAGGGCACGACGGAGTTTCTGGAGGAGCAGCTCAACGACGCAAAGAGCAACCTCGATGCGCAGGATGCGAAGCTCGCCGCCTTCCAGCGCGAGAATATCGGCGCGCTGCCTGACGATCAGGATGCCAACATGAACATGCTCACCACCCTCAACACGCAGCTCGACGCGGCCAACCAGGCGCTGGGGCAGTTACAGCAGGAGAGATCCTACCGCGAGGCGATGCTCGCCCAGCAGGGTAGCGGCCTGATCTCGACCTCCGAGACAGGCAGCAAACCCGGGCCGGCTCAGCGCGGCGCCGCTCAGGCCACGCCCGAACAGGCGGCCGAGATGCAGAAACTGCAGGATGGGCTCGCCGACCTTCTCAATCACTACACACCTGACTATCCCGACGTTATTGCTACGAAGCGCAGGATCGCCGACCTGAAAAAGGAGATCGCGGCCAACGGTGTAGCCTCCGGACCGAACGGAGCTCCGGTCGTCGTCGAATCACCTGCCGTCCGCCAGCTCCACATGCAAATCTCTGCGATCGACGACGCGATCCAGCAGAAGCGCAAAGATCAGTCCAACATCCAGCGGCAGATCGGTATGTACCAGGGCCGTATGCAGGCGAGCCCGCTGGTCGCTGCCAAATACAAAGAGCTCAGCCGCGACTATGCGACAGCTGAAAAAGGCTACGACGACCTCCTCGCTAAGAAGAATCAGTCCCAGATGGCGACCGAGCTCGAAAACCAGCAGCAGGGAGAGCAGTTGCGCCTGATGGATGATGCCAATCTGCCCGATGAACCCACCTTCCCGAAACGCTCCATGTTCGCCCTGGGCGGACTGGCGGCCGGCCTCGCGCTGGGCGTGCTTCTCGCCGCTTATCTCGAGTATCGCGACAAGTCGCTTCGCTCGGAACGTGACGTTTGGGCCTTCACGAAACTGCCGACGCTTGGCATCATCGCGCTAAGTCCCAACGCAACCGCTTCAGCCACAAACGGCACCAGCTGGTTCAAGCGCCGTCTGAAACCAGCGAATCCGCCTCTGGCGAAAGTGGGTGGGTAG
- a CDS encoding L-ribulose-5-phosphate 4-epimerase yields MLLKQLREQVLEANLELVRRGLVLYTFGNASGVDRNEGLVVIKPSGVDYEHLRPGHMVVTDLNGKIVEGELRPSSDLDTHTLLYREFPSIGAVVHTHSEYATSFAQAGLPIPPLGTTHADYFYGPVPVTAPLTDEAIGGRYVHETGLAIVARFKGADGQPAIDPLAVPACLVAGHAPFAWGGTPHDAAHNAVVLEAVARMAYRTLTLKREAAEVSQALLDRHYFRKHGANATYGQSTTHSPSS; encoded by the coding sequence ATGCTCCTCAAACAACTTCGCGAACAAGTCCTCGAGGCCAATCTCGAACTCGTCCGCCGCGGCCTCGTCCTCTACACCTTCGGCAACGCCTCCGGTGTCGACCGCAACGAAGGCCTCGTCGTCATCAAGCCCTCCGGGGTCGACTACGAACACCTCCGTCCCGGCCACATGGTTGTCACCGACCTCAACGGCAAGATCGTCGAAGGCGAGCTCCGTCCCTCCTCCGATCTCGATACCCACACCCTCCTCTACCGCGAGTTCCCCTCCATTGGCGCCGTCGTCCACACGCACTCTGAGTACGCCACCAGCTTCGCGCAGGCCGGTCTTCCCATCCCTCCCCTGGGCACCACGCACGCCGACTACTTCTACGGTCCCGTCCCGGTCACCGCGCCGCTCACCGACGAAGCCATCGGCGGCCGCTACGTTCACGAGACCGGCCTCGCCATCGTCGCCCGCTTCAAAGGCGCTGACGGCCAGCCCGCGATCGATCCCCTCGCCGTCCCCGCCTGCCTCGTCGCCGGCCACGCGCCCTTCGCCTGGGGCGGAACCCCGCACGATGCCGCCCACAACGCCGTCGTCCTCGAAGCCGTCGCCCGCATGGCCTACCGCACCCTCACCCTCAAGCGCGAGGCCGCCGAGGTCTCCCAGGCCCTCCTCGACCGCCACTACTTCCGCAAACACGGCGCCAACGCCACCTACGGCCAGTCCACGACACATAGCCCGTCATCCTGA